The following are encoded in a window of Methanomassiliicoccus sp. genomic DNA:
- a CDS encoding 30S ribosomal protein S17e, whose protein sequence is MGNIRPNYIKRIALELVQKYPTVFNDDFENNKLLVSKLTNVESIVMRNRIAGYVTTYWQHMEQ, encoded by the coding sequence ATGGGAAACATTCGCCCTAACTACATCAAGAGGATCGCCCTCGAGCTCGTCCAGAAGTACCCCACGGTTTTCAACGACGACTTCGAGAACAACAAGTTGCTGGTATCCAAGCTCACCAACGTGGAGAGCATCGTCATGCGCAACCGCATTGCCGGCTACGTGACCACCTACTGGCAGCACATGGAGCAGTAA
- a CDS encoding DGQHR domain-containing protein, whose translation MLEAERRKVEKTFIETFVAMGFKNLATKGKHFVIGSQRGEIDLTFIFQNIILVCEETQQSDLDNIKDHLRTKVVFWKEIKANKPAFIHWIKTTFTNDFRDMTNYPTDRYRIIFLYYTRKELPDEIQSHEQFNFIQYIDEKTISYLEKMSAVIHHSARNELFKFLKLNFSDIGAPVSNRVSIHPIEAAVILPEGASGFPDGVKIVTFLMSAEDIMHCAYVMRKGSWYDQMRVYQRLLVPKKIREMRTFILTNERSFIDNIIVALPEGVEFHNSNTNELVRLEQLHDIDTVTIHIPKQINSIAIVDGQHRIYAHYEGDPSDPDERKIAEIRHTRQVLVTGLVFATGISSSKKFEIQSDLFLQINSTQKKAEKSHLDFINAMREPFSRVGVARRVLTNLNSKGLFADKFALDTDDHGIKTAMIIEHGLKDLAEIKDASDSLYHYWDFENKQILMGVDSNEKDEVLEKYTAFCSKQIENYFRAIKAVFDDEWKFDGSTKLLRVTEIVGFLKAFRTFLREYQKVEEFAFYKERLERLRDTDLDFTQQYPRYPYASSQWTKFGDFVSENCWYDSPRNRSDLTQPSTEEMRE comes from the coding sequence TTGCTAGAGGCTGAGCGTAGGAAGGTGGAAAAAACATTCATCGAAACATTTGTAGCTATGGGTTTTAAAAACCTAGCAACAAAAGGAAAGCATTTTGTAATTGGATCTCAACGTGGAGAGATCGATCTCACATTCATTTTTCAAAACATTATTCTGGTCTGTGAAGAAACCCAACAATCAGACCTTGACAATATTAAGGACCATCTTAGGACCAAGGTTGTATTTTGGAAAGAGATTAAAGCGAATAAGCCTGCATTCATCCATTGGATAAAAACAACCTTTACAAACGATTTCAGAGACATGACAAATTATCCCACCGATCGCTACCGCATCATTTTTCTTTACTACACTCGCAAAGAATTGCCAGATGAGATCCAGAGTCATGAGCAATTTAATTTTATACAATATATCGATGAAAAGACAATTAGCTATCTTGAAAAGATGTCGGCCGTCATCCATCATTCAGCGAGGAATGAGCTATTCAAATTTTTAAAACTCAACTTTTCCGATATCGGTGCTCCAGTTTCGAACAGAGTAAGCATTCATCCAATTGAAGCGGCAGTAATTCTTCCAGAAGGCGCTTCGGGATTTCCGGACGGAGTGAAAATTGTAACCTTCCTGATGAGCGCAGAGGACATTATGCATTGTGCATACGTGATGAGGAAGGGAAGCTGGTATGATCAAATGCGAGTCTATCAGCGACTCCTTGTGCCAAAAAAAATCAGGGAGATGAGAACTTTTATCTTAACAAATGAAAGATCATTCATAGATAACATAATAGTCGCTCTTCCAGAAGGCGTAGAGTTTCATAATTCGAACACCAATGAACTTGTTCGGTTAGAACAATTACATGATATTGATACAGTAACAATTCATATTCCAAAGCAAATAAATTCGATCGCAATTGTGGATGGACAGCATAGAATCTACGCCCACTATGAAGGCGATCCATCCGATCCAGATGAGAGGAAAATTGCAGAGATTAGGCATACAAGACAAGTGTTAGTTACGGGTTTGGTTTTTGCCACTGGCATATCTAGTTCAAAAAAGTTTGAAATTCAAAGCGATCTATTCCTTCAGATAAATTCAACACAAAAGAAAGCAGAAAAATCTCACCTCGATTTTATCAATGCTATGAGAGAGCCTTTTTCGCGTGTTGGTGTAGCAAGAAGAGTGTTAACTAACTTAAATTCAAAAGGCCTTTTTGCTGATAAATTCGCGTTGGATACCGATGACCACGGAATTAAAACTGCAATGATCATCGAACACGGTTTGAAGGATCTTGCTGAAATCAAAGATGCAAGTGACTCTCTATATCATTATTGGGATTTCGAAAATAAACAAATATTGATGGGAGTAGATTCGAACGAGAAAGATGAAGTCCTAGAAAAATACACAGCTTTTTGTTCGAAACAAATTGAGAACTATTTTAGGGCAATTAAGGCAGTCTTTGATGATGAATGGAAGTTTGATGGCAGTACAAAACTTTTAAGAGTGACCGAGATTGTTGGTTTTCTGAAGGCCTTTAGAACATTTTTGAGGGAATATCAGAAGGTGGAGGAATTCGCATTCTATAAAGAGAGGCTAGAGAGGCTACGTGACACTGACTTAGATTTCACTCAGCAATACCCCCGATATCCATACGCATCATCTCAATGGACGAAATTCGGCGATTTCGTATCTGAGAATTGTTGGTATGACTCGCCAAGAAACAGATCGGATTTAACACAGCCATCCACTGAGGAAATGAGAGAATGA
- a CDS encoding ABC transporter ATP-binding protein, with the protein MAYALEVSSLSRTFAGKHPIVALENVDLRVEEGELFGLLGPNGAGKTTLIKILSTLLLPTKGTAKVLGYDVARDAARIRPLINMVSGGETSGYGLLTVRENLWMFSQFYGVPGNIATRRIDDLLKAFGLEDKADAKVRTVSTGQRQRMNIIRGFVTDPRLIFLDEPTLGLDVTTSRAIRGYIHQWVRAGNRRTLLLTTHYMREAEELCDRVAIIDRGTILACDTPAGLKRKMNHASTFVLDTTPFDSAAFPSIRGVKGVSAEDVEGGKRVRLVLEDESAISDVISAVVVRGGKIVSLNKVEATLEDVFIEMVGRGLG; encoded by the coding sequence ATGGCCTACGCCCTGGAGGTCTCCTCGCTGTCCCGCACCTTCGCCGGGAAGCATCCCATCGTCGCCCTCGAGAACGTCGATCTGAGGGTCGAGGAGGGGGAACTCTTCGGCCTGCTGGGGCCCAACGGGGCGGGAAAGACCACCTTGATCAAGATCCTGTCCACGCTCCTGCTGCCCACCAAGGGCACGGCCAAAGTGCTGGGGTACGACGTGGCCAGGGATGCAGCGAGGATCCGCCCCCTCATCAACATGGTATCCGGGGGGGAAACCTCTGGCTACGGCCTTCTCACCGTCCGCGAGAACCTGTGGATGTTCTCCCAGTTCTACGGCGTCCCCGGAAACATCGCCACGCGCAGGATCGACGACCTGCTGAAGGCGTTCGGGCTGGAAGATAAGGCCGATGCCAAGGTGCGCACGGTGTCCACCGGCCAGAGGCAGAGGATGAACATCATCAGAGGGTTCGTCACCGATCCCCGGCTGATCTTCCTGGACGAGCCGACGCTGGGCCTCGATGTCACCACCAGCCGGGCCATCCGGGGATATATCCACCAATGGGTCCGCGCCGGCAACAGGCGCACCCTGCTCCTCACCACCCACTACATGCGGGAGGCCGAGGAACTCTGCGACCGAGTGGCCATCATCGACCGGGGCACCATCCTGGCCTGCGATACTCCGGCCGGGCTCAAGCGGAAGATGAACCACGCCTCCACCTTCGTGCTGGACACTACCCCGTTCGACTCCGCTGCGTTCCCATCGATCCGCGGGGTGAAGGGGGTCAGCGCCGAGGATGTCGAGGGCGGGAAGAGGGTCCGCCTGGTGCTGGAGGACGAGTCAGCGATTTCCGACGTGATCTCGGCGGTGGTCGTTCGGGGCGGTAAGATAGTCTCCCTCAACAAGGTCGAGGCCACCTTGGAGGACGTGTTCATCGAGATGGTGGGGAGAGGATTGGGATAG
- a CDS encoding recombinase family protein yields MKVALYARVSTSEEAEMQNPKTQFLILRKYAREHDLEIVHAFVDHRSGKDTNRPGFRKLMEMATDRSHPIDAVVILRLDRFIRNAEEGMVLIKKLERANVALILVKDTVCGNVDTSTPIGEFFVRIVLALGELERKQTAERVKEGIARRIHEGKGWGQKVRKDINTGLAIELLKVRGSLAATAKELGVPRNTLRDHFVMEGVDYQTYLPCRNTLPRKREGGSYTSEGGEEVTAERSPPTCSNEASGGST; encoded by the coding sequence GTGAAGGTTGCTCTCTACGCTCGGGTTTCCACCTCCGAGGAAGCGGAGATGCAGAACCCTAAGACCCAGTTCCTTATCCTCCGCAAGTACGCCAGGGAGCATGACCTGGAGATCGTTCATGCTTTCGTAGATCACAGAAGCGGGAAGGACACCAATCGCCCGGGCTTCAGGAAGCTCATGGAGATGGCTACGGACAGGAGCCATCCTATCGACGCGGTTGTTATCCTTCGACTGGACAGGTTCATCAGGAACGCCGAGGAGGGCATGGTCCTCATCAAGAAGCTCGAACGAGCTAACGTTGCTCTCATCCTGGTCAAGGACACTGTCTGCGGCAACGTGGACACCTCGACGCCGATCGGTGAGTTCTTCGTCCGTATCGTCCTGGCTCTCGGAGAGCTGGAACGGAAGCAAACGGCCGAGCGCGTCAAGGAAGGAATCGCTCGGAGAATCCATGAGGGCAAGGGTTGGGGTCAGAAGGTCCGGAAAGATATCAACACCGGCCTAGCGATCGAGCTTCTAAAGGTTCGCGGTTCTCTCGCCGCGACGGCTAAGGAGCTAGGCGTTCCCAGGAACACCCTCCGAGACCACTTCGTCATGGAGGGCGTCGACTATCAGACATACCTCCCCTGTCGGAATACCCTCCCTCGAAAAAGGGAGGGGGGTTCATATACTTCCGAGGGGGGCGAGGAGGTGACGGCGGAGAGGTCTCCGCCGACATGCTCTAACGAGGCTTCCGGAGGTTCGACATGA
- a CDS encoding prenyltransferase/squalene oxidase repeat-containing protein → MSRFGLMYDPLPWLLRSSNLAVRLRAAHELDGQPADYRSILEMPAVKRILRQQQGDGSWRYPGRRADEWMNYEYLETYRQLGELVEMYGLRSGHPAIARGTEFMFSLQTGEGDFRGIYGTEYSPNYTAGVLELMVRAGLEDDPRVGKGFDWLLSMRQDDGGWAVPLRTVGWKFYAPRPSGPGPVQPDRTKPSSHMVTGVVMRALAASERHRHRDDVQEAGYWLASRFFRPDRYPDRRAADYWTKFTYPFWFTDLASSLDALSAMGVPADHPPVAEAIEWFRSRQREDGSWRLTYLKNIGKDVDLWVHFGLCRSLKRYSV, encoded by the coding sequence ATGTCCCGATTCGGCCTGATGTACGATCCCCTTCCATGGTTGCTCAGGTCCAGCAACCTCGCCGTCAGGCTGCGGGCGGCCCATGAGCTGGATGGCCAGCCTGCCGATTACCGTTCGATCCTGGAGATGCCGGCGGTCAAGCGCATCCTCCGCCAGCAGCAGGGGGACGGCTCGTGGCGCTACCCCGGCCGAAGGGCCGACGAATGGATGAACTACGAGTACCTGGAGACATACAGGCAGCTGGGGGAGCTGGTGGAGATGTACGGCCTCCGGTCCGGCCACCCCGCCATCGCCCGGGGAACTGAGTTCATGTTCTCCCTGCAGACCGGCGAGGGCGATTTCCGGGGGATCTATGGGACGGAATACTCGCCCAACTACACCGCGGGGGTCCTGGAACTCATGGTCCGGGCCGGACTGGAGGACGATCCCAGGGTTGGCAAAGGTTTCGATTGGCTGCTCTCGATGCGGCAGGACGACGGGGGATGGGCGGTGCCCCTGCGTACGGTGGGGTGGAAGTTCTACGCCCCCCGGCCATCCGGCCCCGGCCCGGTGCAGCCAGATCGGACCAAACCATCGTCCCACATGGTCACCGGGGTCGTCATGCGGGCCCTGGCCGCCAGCGAGCGTCACCGTCATAGGGACGATGTCCAGGAGGCCGGGTACTGGCTGGCCTCCCGCTTCTTCCGCCCAGATCGATACCCCGACCGCCGGGCCGCTGACTACTGGACCAAGTTCACGTACCCCTTCTGGTTCACCGACCTGGCCTCCTCCCTAGATGCTCTCTCCGCCATGGGCGTTCCCGCGGACCATCCTCCGGTGGCCGAGGCCATCGAGTGGTTCCGCTCCCGGCAGCGGGAAGACGGCTCCTGGAGGCTGACCTACCTGAAGAACATCGGCAAGGATGTCGACCTGTGGGTGCATTTCGGCCTATGCCGGTCGCTAAAGCGTTACTCGGTCTGA
- a CDS encoding site-specific DNA-methyltransferase: MVELRQISESDDPLYLVGDSRFIKDIFPVESIGKPNLVITSPPYFTLKNYEDNGKQIGHGQSYKTYLDDLAKIFEACCQLTTESATLWMVVDTFKAKDKSTVTLPFDIVNKLKDNQCRWSLRDIIIWNKTKNIPYAAKGYFKNHFEYILFFTKNDEFVFNIDETREISDLKKWWVKYPERYSPNGVSPSNIWEITTRMKGWGHDDTKHVCPFPLSLAERIISIASNPGDLVFDPFAGSGSVLAMSKVMGRRSIGIDVNNTYREEFSSVLREAKRHWDLKQKELIAIKARLSDFRIINMRLRKLKVAARWLKEYRLGENGLGQVASRIVCLGGRDQDHSIEMIIVNDDLIQASQVDATEKVDALISQAGINVLINRVDLEELVRMIKGKQIYTYQLDRPSQYNDVIVLSNNIERLDANGTLFSDIGINISKPTDIEKKSLDSLLPDRVKATPPRTVKKGHQEKLHDGSR, encoded by the coding sequence ATGGTTGAATTAAGGCAGATAAGCGAGTCTGACGATCCCCTATATCTAGTTGGAGATTCAAGGTTTATTAAGGATATTTTTCCAGTAGAGTCCATTGGAAAACCAAACCTCGTCATCACCTCGCCTCCATACTTTACATTAAAAAATTATGAAGACAACGGTAAACAAATTGGACATGGACAGAGCTATAAAACATACCTTGACGACCTCGCCAAGATATTCGAAGCATGTTGTCAGTTGACAACAGAGAGCGCTACCCTTTGGATGGTCGTTGACACATTTAAGGCTAAAGACAAGTCCACGGTTACTTTACCTTTCGACATTGTCAACAAGCTGAAGGATAATCAGTGTAGATGGAGCCTTAGAGATATTATCATCTGGAATAAAACGAAAAATATTCCTTATGCCGCAAAAGGTTATTTTAAAAACCATTTTGAGTATATATTATTCTTCACAAAAAACGATGAATTTGTTTTCAACATTGATGAGACGAGAGAAATCTCAGACTTAAAAAAATGGTGGGTCAAGTATCCAGAGAGATACTCCCCTAATGGTGTCTCACCCTCAAATATATGGGAAATAACTACAAGAATGAAGGGCTGGGGTCACGATGATACGAAGCATGTGTGTCCCTTTCCTCTCTCGCTTGCAGAGAGAATTATCTCAATAGCCTCGAACCCAGGAGATCTCGTTTTTGATCCATTTGCAGGTTCGGGGTCAGTCCTTGCTATGTCAAAAGTAATGGGGCGAAGATCAATCGGCATCGATGTGAATAACACCTATCGTGAGGAATTCTCAAGCGTTCTGAGAGAGGCAAAAAGGCATTGGGATCTGAAACAAAAAGAACTAATAGCCATCAAGGCAAGACTCTCTGATTTCCGAATCATTAACATGCGGTTACGAAAGCTTAAGGTTGCAGCTAGATGGTTGAAGGAATACCGCCTGGGGGAAAACGGGTTAGGTCAGGTCGCATCGAGGATAGTCTGCCTTGGTGGCAGGGATCAGGACCATTCTATTGAAATGATTATCGTAAATGATGATCTCATCCAAGCATCACAGGTTGATGCTACTGAAAAGGTCGATGCGTTGATCAGTCAAGCAGGAATTAACGTATTGATAAATCGCGTGGATTTAGAAGAGTTAGTACGGATGATCAAAGGTAAGCAGATTTACACGTATCAACTAGACCGTCCATCCCAATACAATGATGTCATAGTGCTATCAAATAATATTGAACGTCTAGATGCGAATGGAACACTATTTTCAGACATCGGGATTAACATTTCAAAGCCAACAGATATTGAAAAAAAGAGCCTTGATAGCCTCCTCCCCGATCGTGTGAAAGCTACCCCACCTAGAACTGTTAAAAAGGGTCATCAGGAAAAGCTACATGATGGGAGCAGATAG
- a CDS encoding ABC transporter permease, whose product MNISLNLRAAVGRAYPRIIGALREPSWTFFDVLLPLLGIAAYIFYYRALGADPSFEGFVVLGGAMTAFWLNVLWGMASQFYWEKETGNLQLFLVSPMSRMALLAGMAMGGMFSAGVRALSTLLLGIIIFNVHMMIADPLLLVAVFLVTLAAIYGMGMMFASLFMLYGRDAWNISNLLQEPIYLVSGFYFPVRSLGPWVSAIASIIPITLGLDAMRQLLFGAQAQGFLPVTTELMVLCVLAVVFLVLARYALRYMEELGRKEGRLTLRWQ is encoded by the coding sequence GTGAACATCTCGCTGAACCTGCGGGCGGCGGTGGGACGGGCGTACCCCCGGATCATCGGCGCACTCCGAGAGCCGTCCTGGACCTTCTTCGACGTCCTGCTGCCTCTGCTGGGGATAGCTGCCTATATCTTTTACTACCGCGCGTTGGGGGCGGACCCCTCCTTCGAGGGCTTCGTGGTGCTGGGGGGAGCCATGACTGCCTTCTGGCTCAACGTGCTGTGGGGGATGGCCTCGCAGTTCTACTGGGAGAAGGAGACCGGCAATCTGCAGCTGTTCCTCGTCTCCCCGATGTCCCGCATGGCGCTCCTCGCGGGCATGGCCATGGGGGGCATGTTCTCGGCGGGAGTCAGGGCGCTCTCCACGCTGCTGCTGGGAATCATCATCTTCAACGTCCACATGATGATCGCCGACCCCCTGCTCCTGGTGGCGGTGTTCCTGGTGACCCTCGCGGCCATCTACGGCATGGGGATGATGTTCGCCTCCCTCTTCATGCTGTACGGCCGGGACGCCTGGAATATATCCAACCTGCTGCAGGAGCCGATCTATCTGGTCTCAGGATTCTACTTCCCGGTGCGCTCCCTGGGCCCCTGGGTCAGCGCCATCGCCTCCATCATCCCCATTACCTTGGGCCTCGATGCCATGCGTCAGCTGCTGTTCGGAGCTCAGGCCCAGGGCTTCCTGCCGGTGACCACCGAGCTGATGGTCCTGTGCGTGCTGGCCGTGGTCTTCCTGGTCCTGGCCCGCTACGCCCTTAGGTACATGGAGGAGCTGGGGCGGAAGGAGGGGAGGTTGACCCTGAGATGGCAGTGA
- a CDS encoding TraB/GumN family protein, whose translation MIVILGVGHVFDIAPQVTRIIEEERPDAVGVELDQGRYQALLNPGGRSDARLTYRMLARMQKRLAHQYGGEVGAEMLAATKAAQGIGADVLLIDTDATQMFHRLGTEMPLREKVKLGLSAITSLFIRQSTVERELENLQENGDQYMEEMGDQFPTLKRVLVDERNAIMAKRIDNAASRYPTVLAVIGDGHVEGIMRLLDRDDVRVYRLRDIRKGGKPSTGRQVQSNTQIGFHFDLMLQ comes from the coding sequence GTGATCGTGATACTGGGCGTGGGGCACGTCTTTGACATCGCGCCCCAGGTGACAAGGATCATCGAGGAGGAGCGGCCCGACGCGGTGGGTGTGGAGCTGGATCAGGGAAGGTACCAGGCGTTGCTGAACCCCGGCGGACGTTCTGACGCCCGCCTCACCTATCGTATGCTGGCCAGGATGCAGAAGCGGTTGGCCCACCAGTACGGCGGGGAGGTCGGGGCGGAGATGCTGGCAGCTACCAAGGCAGCCCAGGGCATCGGGGCGGACGTGTTGCTCATCGACACCGACGCCACCCAGATGTTCCACCGCCTGGGGACGGAGATGCCCCTGCGGGAGAAGGTAAAACTCGGCCTGTCCGCCATAACCTCCCTGTTCATCCGACAAAGCACCGTCGAGCGAGAGTTGGAAAACCTCCAGGAGAACGGGGACCAGTATATGGAGGAGATGGGCGATCAGTTCCCCACCCTCAAGCGGGTGCTGGTAGACGAGCGCAACGCGATCATGGCCAAGCGCATCGACAACGCCGCCTCCCGCTATCCGACCGTCCTGGCTGTGATCGGTGACGGTCATGTCGAGGGCATCATGCGTCTGCTGGACCGCGACGATGTCAGGGTTTATCGCCTCAGGGACATCCGCAAGGGGGGCAAGCCGAGCACCGGCCGGCAGGTCCAATCCAATACCCAGATAGGCTTCCACTTCGACCTGATGCTCCAATAG
- a CDS encoding HAD-IB family phosphatase, with protein MEPTYGLVAFDMDGVLVDHASSWTWVHEHFKVDNEASLVAYIEGRIDDREFMRRDISKWLSVRTDLCLGDIDEILRPVPVIPGIRETVSTLRSRGMRCVIVSGGLDMAARRIAEENGFDDHIANSLACDDRGRLTGEGVLRVELTNKRLALERFQEKYGVPAERTVAIGNSYVDVSMFSASGLSIAFNPIDETVERSADVVLRSKDLRDVLRPILGQLPS; from the coding sequence ATGGAACCCACTTACGGGCTGGTCGCTTTCGATATGGATGGCGTCCTCGTCGACCACGCCAGCTCCTGGACCTGGGTGCATGAGCACTTCAAGGTCGACAACGAAGCGTCGCTGGTGGCGTACATCGAAGGGAGGATCGACGACCGGGAGTTCATGCGTCGGGACATCAGCAAGTGGCTGAGCGTCCGCACCGATCTTTGCCTGGGAGACATCGATGAGATACTCCGCCCGGTGCCGGTGATCCCCGGGATCAGGGAGACCGTCTCCACGCTCCGCTCCCGGGGCATGAGATGTGTCATCGTCAGCGGAGGGCTGGACATGGCCGCCCGCCGCATCGCCGAGGAGAACGGGTTCGACGACCACATCGCCAACTCCCTGGCCTGCGACGACCGCGGCCGGCTGACCGGGGAGGGGGTTCTGAGGGTCGAGCTGACCAATAAGCGCCTCGCCCTCGAACGGTTCCAGGAGAAGTACGGTGTGCCGGCAGAGCGAACCGTGGCCATTGGGAACAGCTACGTCGACGTGTCGATGTTCTCCGCCTCCGGCTTATCCATCGCCTTCAACCCCATTGACGAGACGGTGGAAAGGAGCGCCGATGTGGTGCTGCGCTCCAAGGACCTGCGTGATGTCCTCCGGCCCATCCTCGGTCAATTGCCCTCGTAG
- a CDS encoding ABC transporter permease, with protein MAVSDHLRTLRHATWLGWQMESNWTRPWLFLIYSIARPIAATLILVVMFLVVKQGVATDPLLFSYTYLGSAFFMFVAQVMMGATMVIMEDREHYQTLRQLYIAPISLRVYIIGRAMSKLVLTSMSVVISIGFGIVVLGLPLDLAAVDWPLFTAAMVLGIGCILAIGIALAGITFLTAKHSSGINEGIGGAFYLFCGTLFPITVLPAWGQAIGMAIPLTYWLELVRRSLYPGGGMESIGGLGQFSSPTLLLFLLVSSLAFLAASTLIFRFADRRARQAGKVDMTTSY; from the coding sequence ATGGCAGTGAGCGATCACCTCCGCACCCTCCGCCACGCCACCTGGCTGGGATGGCAGATGGAGTCCAACTGGACCCGGCCGTGGTTGTTCCTCATCTACTCCATCGCCCGCCCCATTGCCGCCACCCTCATCCTGGTGGTGATGTTCCTGGTGGTCAAGCAGGGGGTGGCCACCGACCCCCTGCTGTTCAGCTACACCTACCTGGGCTCGGCGTTCTTCATGTTCGTGGCCCAGGTGATGATGGGTGCCACGATGGTCATCATGGAAGACCGGGAGCACTACCAGACCCTGAGGCAGCTGTACATCGCTCCCATCTCCCTGCGGGTGTACATCATCGGCCGGGCGATGAGCAAGCTCGTCCTTACCTCGATGTCGGTGGTGATCTCCATCGGCTTCGGGATCGTCGTGCTCGGGCTGCCCCTTGACCTCGCGGCGGTCGACTGGCCCCTCTTTACCGCCGCCATGGTCCTGGGGATCGGATGCATCCTAGCCATAGGCATCGCCCTCGCCGGAATCACTTTCCTCACGGCCAAGCACAGCTCGGGTATCAACGAGGGGATCGGCGGGGCCTTCTACCTGTTCTGCGGCACCCTGTTCCCCATCACCGTCCTGCCGGCATGGGGGCAGGCGATCGGGATGGCCATCCCCCTGACCTACTGGCTTGAGCTCGTGCGCCGCTCGCTGTATCCGGGCGGGGGCATGGAGAGCATCGGCGGGCTGGGGCAGTTCTCCTCCCCTACTCTGCTGCTCTTCCTACTGGTCTCCTCGCTGGCGTTTCTGGCAGCGTCCACCCTCATCTTCCGCTTCGCCGACCGACGGGCCCGTCAGGCCGGCAAGGTGGACATGACCACCAGCTACTGA
- a CDS encoding site-specific integrase codes for MDGVFLSEVDVATVRQYARSMGTIVELLFSLGVDNGLRIIDMRRLTLTNGVELSRVKKSTILGKGRGDGKPGHLELSRMSEKPLADYLLMRQGWSAIAVRDSDRLLVTRTKLGLRPVSKDYVSEKIEALSEASGIHFRAHDLRRTYGHRLHLAGVPIETIARLMRHETIDQSFRSYIGIDADELRRAQDRLG; via the coding sequence GTGGATGGAGTATTTCTTTCCGAGGTGGACGTAGCCACGGTCCGACAATATGCCAGGTCGATGGGGACCATAGTCGAATTGCTATTCTCCCTGGGCGTGGACAATGGATTAAGAATTATCGACATGCGGCGACTGACTCTCACGAATGGCGTGGAGCTGTCGCGGGTAAAGAAGTCCACTATTCTGGGCAAGGGACGGGGAGACGGAAAACCGGGACATCTGGAACTATCGAGGATGTCCGAGAAGCCCCTTGCGGATTACTTGCTCATGCGCCAGGGATGGAGCGCTATAGCAGTACGGGATTCCGACAGACTCCTAGTCACTCGAACGAAGTTGGGTCTTCGTCCAGTAAGCAAGGATTACGTTTCGGAGAAGATCGAAGCTCTATCGGAGGCATCGGGAATTCATTTCCGCGCTCACGATCTCCGGAGGACCTACGGTCATCGACTACACCTCGCCGGGGTTCCGATCGAGACCATAGCGCGACTCATGCGTCACGAGACGATCGATCAATCCTTCCGGTCGTACATCGGAATCGACGCCGACGAGCTAAGACGCGCGCAAGATCGGCTAGGGTAG
- the thyX gene encoding FAD-dependent thymidylate synthase has product MRVTLLSYTQDAERLCAAAAHSCYSDKGASELMEEWDEGKNKRWLGSPLASGHHSVIEHASYSFSIEGASRALTHQLVRHRLASFSQMSQRYVDMKDADYVVPASIAADPELAARYRALMQSIWEEYRFLSEKVPVEDARYVLPNACATNITVTMNARELWHFFELRTCRRAQDEIRQMADEMLRLVREASPFIFKDAGPPCVSRGKCTEGKMSCGRPRTELKQE; this is encoded by the coding sequence GTGCGCGTCACCCTTCTTTCGTACACCCAGGATGCCGAAAGGCTGTGCGCCGCGGCCGCCCACTCCTGCTACTCGGACAAGGGCGCCAGCGAGCTCATGGAGGAGTGGGACGAGGGCAAGAACAAGAGGTGGCTGGGAAGTCCTCTGGCCAGCGGGCACCACTCGGTCATCGAGCATGCGTCCTATTCCTTCTCCATCGAAGGAGCATCCCGAGCTCTCACCCATCAGCTGGTCCGCCATCGTCTGGCGTCCTTCAGCCAGATGTCGCAGCGATATGTGGACATGAAGGATGCCGACTACGTCGTCCCCGCCTCCATAGCTGCCGATCCTGAGCTGGCGGCCCGCTATCGGGCCCTCATGCAGAGCATATGGGAAGAGTACCGCTTCCTTTCAGAGAAGGTCCCGGTGGAGGACGCCCGGTACGTGCTGCCGAACGCCTGCGCCACCAACATCACCGTGACCATGAACGCAAGGGAGCTGTGGCACTTCTTCGAGCTGCGAACCTGTCGCAGGGCCCAAGATGAGATCCGCCAGATGGCCGACGAGATGCTGCGCCTGGTCCGGGAAGCATCCCCCTTTATATTCAAGGACGCCGGCCCGCCCTGCGTCTCTCGGGGGAAGTGCACGGAGGGCAAGATGTCCTGCGGCCGGCCGCGTACCGAACTTAAGCAAGAGTAG